CCCTTACGCTGCGTGAACCGCAATTGGAGATACTTCGGGATTTTCATGATCGTCTCGAAGTCGTGCGACCAGGCCAGCGGCAGAATGAGCCGCTCACCCTCCCGTTCACAGAACTCCCTGAATCCCGCGCAGGAATCCGGGAAATCGCTCAGATGATTCACGAACCGCGTAACGTCCTCAGGCAGCCTTAGCCGAGCCGCCCACTTCTCGTGTACCTCCCAGGACGGCATAGCGCTTCAGCGCACGCGACTGCCCGCAGGCACGTCCTTATCAGGATGCAGGAGAATCGGCTTACCACCGACCTCCGCGGCCAGGATCATGCCGCGACTCTCAACACCCATCAGCGTCGCCGGCTTCATATTCGCCACCAGGGGCACAAGCTGCCCGATCAAAGCCTCCGGCCGGTACTCGTCCGCAATACCGGCAACGAGCTGCCTCGTCTCGCTCCCCAGGTCCACCTCCAGTCGAAGCAGCTTCTTGGTTCCTTTTACCTGCTCGGCCGCGACGATCTTCCCGATACGCAGATCCAGCCGCGCGAACTCATTCATCTCTATTATCGCTTCTTCCGCCATGCTCTCGACCTCTTTCTATCGCTAAGAAAGCAGTTGCATCACTAAAGTACCCAAACTCCGCAAATTAACCCATAGGTAGCGCCTCAGGGAAGAGCGAGCACATCTGTCGTGCCCGCTTGGGTATCTGTGCGAAGTACTCACGTCCACTCCGTTCCACGATCTTCATCACC
The Methanomicrobia archaeon DNA segment above includes these coding regions:
- the metG gene encoding methionine--tRNA ligase subunit beta, giving the protein MAEEAIIEMNEFARLDLRIGKIVAAEQVKGTKKLLRLEVDLGSETRQLVAGIADEYRPEALIGQLVPLVANMKPATLMGVESRGMILAAEVGGKPILLHPDKDVPAGSRVR